AAGGAACAATTGGAAAAAAACTTCAATGAACTCTTTACGGTCTATGCAGTTTCAAGCGCTGTAAGCGGCAGCATGGGCACAAAATCAGTTCTTGAAAGCGCCTTGAACTCCCTGTTTGATCAAGCCACCCTCAATATCGAAAAAAAGGGGCTCATTTTCCTGTATAACGAAACTACCGACCGGCTGGAGCTTAGTCATTATAAGGGCATCCAGGAATCAATTGTCGAGCAGGAGAAAAACATTCCTCTCGGACATTGCCTCTGCGGTCTTGCGGCCCAAAACCGCGAAATAATAATTTCAACAAATTGTTTTACCGATAAAAGACACCACGCAAATTATCCTGAAATGTCCGCCCACGGTCATATTATTCTGCCCCTGGAGGCTGAAGGAAAATTTCTTGGTGTCATGTGCTTGTATCTTCCACCTGAAACAACCCCCTCTCAAAACCAGATCAGCATGCTCACCAGCATTTCAAACCAGATATCCATTGCGCTTGTAAACGCTCAGTTATACGAAGAAATAAAACATCTCTCATTGCATGATTCTTTGACAGGACTCGCCAATCGCAAACTACTGCATAACCGTCTTGAGGACGAAGTAAGCCGCTCCAATCGCTATGGAGATCCTCTCTCCGTTGCTATGGTCGATCTTGATAACTTCAAGCTGTTCAATGATGAATTCGGACATGTTGCAGGAGATGAGCTGCTCAAACAATTGGCCTCTATCATGCGCGAACAGGTCAGGCATTGTGACCTCGTTGCCAGATATGGCGGCGAGGAATTCACGATCATCATGCCGCAGACCAATCTGGATCAGGCGATTATCCCCCTGGAAAGACTGAGGGAACGGGTCAGCAATCATCCCTTTATAATCAATAAGGACCCTGGCAATCCAAAACATACCACCATCAGCATCGGTGTCTGCAATACTGCCTGCCATGAATCATTCTTGCCGAACTTTCTTCTGGAAGAGGCGGACAAGGCGCTTTATAAAGCAAAAAACGCTGGGAAAAACAGAGTGATGGCCTGCCAGGATCCCATGGACGCCGCATGAAAACCCGCTTCAAATCAAACTCCGGGCCTCAAGTAATTGTGTCAGAGATCTCACAACCCAGCTTGATGTAAAAAACAGACAACGCACTCAACCGCCGGTACAACTTCCAACAATGATACGCTTGTTCGTTGCCATAGATCTGCCGGATTTTATCAGGGAACAGCTTGGCATTTTATATTATGGACTTCCCGGAGCAAAATGGATTGAAAAGGATCAGCTCCACCTGACTATTAGATTTATCGGAGAAGTGGACGGCGCAACATTTAAAGATATCAGCAACACATTAACAAATATAACTACGCAAGCTTTTCCCATGCATCTTGAAAGTATAGGGTTTTTCCCGCCACGAAAAACTCCAAGAGTTCTCTGGGCCGGAACAGGAAACAACCCCAGTCTTATGCATCTCAGAAATAAAATAGAAACTACCCTTGTGCGAGCAGGTATTGAACCCGAGCAAAGAAAATTTTCCCCGCACATAACATTGGCAAGGCTTAAAGACACACCGATACAACGTCTCGGCAATTTTCTGGCAGGCAACAGTTTATTTAGAACGGAAGAGTTTCAGGTGGAAGAATTCCACCTTTATTCGAGCAAACTTACATCCAAGGGAGCACTCCATTCTATTGAGAACACTTATCCCTTATCTGTGGTAAAACAATAAACCATGGCCCTTCAGATTATTTAAGTACGGAGAGAATGCCTTGAGCATCACCTTTCACTTGAGGATGCTGATCCCGGCCATAAAGTCTTCTGGCTTTGTAGGTCACCTCTTCATTGAGATAATTTTTCAACTCAGCAAGGTCTACCTTCCCGTCTTCATTGCCGAAGCCTTTGTTGTCAGCCTTGCCGGTCACTCCCTCAATAAAATGACGGGTAAAGAGACCGTGCCGGGCATTTTCATCCCAGGAAGCAATCTCAGATATGTCGGCTGCCGTGATGATCGTCGCACCGGGAACAACTGCTTTAGTGTTCAAAACTTTAAGTGAGATTGAAGAGGCATTGGTAACCACCGTGCCGCTGGACGAACTTCCGGAAAAACATGCGTCAAGTACCACGGTTAATTTTCGGGTAGATAACTTTGCAAGATTTGCATAAAATGTTTCAAGGGGATAGCCGTTGAGCTCGACCTTCATGGGATCGGAATCCACCGGCAGCAGAAAACTGCTGCCATCCTTCAGACTCGGAGCGCCATGCCCAGAATAGAAGATAAACACGTCCGACTTGTCTTCACGAATCCAGTCCGATAATTTCCCTTTGGGATTTGAAGCGGTCCCGAAGGTCGCGACAAAATCAGCCTGTGTGGCATCTTTCATCAGCATGACATTCCCTTCCCGATAGCCCAGGGTTTCCGTAACATATTTATACATCGCATCCGCATCATTATGCGCGTAATCCACATCCGGGACGTTTTTGGCTGCCTGCTTGTAATTCTTGTTGCCGATAATAACCGCCACGGCCAACCGATTCTCTTCCGTTGCTTTTGGAAAATTAAAAGAGAGGGTTGATGCAAGATTCTGACTGGTTTCGCGTGGCTTGTCTGTAGCCGCCACCACAATCTCATCCTGAGAATAATCCCGGTTATCAAGCACTGATTTCACCTTGAGCTTTTGATAGGCGGTCATTGCTTGCTGTTTCACCCTGCGGTTACTTTCCCGGGATGCAACTTCATTTAAGCCATCCAGAAAGAGGGGATGAGTATATCCGTACTTGAGCATCTGTTTTATTGCATTTGACCGGACTCTGTAATTGGGATCGCTAATCATTGCTACAGCGAGCCCGGCAACGGTTTTATTTGCTGGGGCAATCTGGATGAGTGAGTAGACGGCATAGGTGCGGACATTGGGGTGTTGGTCATGAGCCGCAGCATTGATCAAGGCGTCCACCGCATCATTTGCTCTTTCCCCCATCATCCCAAGATTTTTTACCGCTTTCAGGCGAGTATTGGCGTTGCTGTGGCTTAAATCCTTGATATATCTGTAATTAGGGGTCTCGGGGATCTGCGTTGCAACATGCATTGTCTGGATATTTGCGGATTTGCCGGCACAAGCATTAAAAATCACAGCAGCGGCAAGGAGTACCAATAAAAATAAAACCCGCCTAATAGAAAAATATTTACGCATACCAGTTATAGAAAACATGACCTTTCTCCCAATATAATCCCAAACAAAAATTAAGACGACGACCTGAAGCTTATTCTCATAGTATAGTACTAAAACGCTTTAAATCAAAAAAAATTCTGCTTAATATTCATAATCCGGTTTGCAGACGCCAATATTTCAGACCAGACGCGGATCTCGGCTCCAGTTTGCGGAGATCTGCAGCCACTCCCTTGATCGCACTGACAATGTCTTCTACCACGGTTTGCTTGGTGGCATAATATGAATGAAATTCCGGGACACTCCAAGGAGTTACTTCAACACCGGTGGCGTCAATTACATCGATACCAAGAAGGGGTGTCACCGGAAGTCCCAGTCTAGACGCACTGTTTATCTTTGTGGAAAAATTAAGCGCCGCATCGTTATCGGATGTATAAATGGTCCACCCCTTTGCCAGAGCAATGACCTCCGGGGCAACCTGCTCCTGGAAAAGCTGGGCATCAAAATCCGGAGCCGCAAGAATGACAGTTGCAAATAATGGTTTGATGATTTTCCCACGCTTTAGGGCAATTCGGTTCAGCGCCCCGATCAACCCCTGATTTCCCATGCTGTGCGCTACAAGATGCACCCGTTTGGGCCCTACCTTTTCAAGAACATCCGTGAGAAATTCATCAATATGGGCGGCGCTCCAGGTCGCATCCTCACGGTCGGACATATACGAATAGAGCTTTCCGTCCGATGGCCAGGAAAACATCAAAGGAAGGCCGGTGAACTCGAAATCATAAGCAATCTGAGCGGTTCGCTTGGCGGCTTCTGAAAACTTTACGTTAAATCCGTGAATAAAGACCACCGCATCATTGTCCCATCCATCAGACTTTGCATCGGGATTGATTTTGCTACGCAACAACTTGAAAAAATCAGCCCGGTCAATAGGTTCAACGCTTTTCAATCGTATATGCTGCTTAGGGTCTTCGAGGAATTTCAGCCCCAGAAAAGCAGACTCAATGGCACCTTTTTTATGATTGGCAGGAATTGACACGACGCATTTACCGTAACTGATCTTTCCAACCTTGGAACGCTTACCGCTGAAAAACATATCGGGATCTTTATCTCCGGTGGCAAACCTGTTGGTCCCATAATATATTTCCTGGGTATACTCACCCGCTGGTTTATCGGCCGCAACCGGGGCAAGCGATGTCTCAAGCCGCCGGATTGAAGTATCATTCTTTCCCTGGATTTGAGAAGCGGTAAATGATTGCATATTGCCGATTACCGGAGTTGTATCAACATAGTTTGCGATGGCACTGACACGACTGAGATCATCCACAGGCAATGCGACATTATATTTCTCGCAGATCACGGCAAGTATCTCAAAGGCCTTAAGTCGGTCCACTCCTAAATCGCTGATCAAATCAACTTCCGGAGTAATTTTTTCAGCCTCCATACCGAGATAACTGGCAATAATCGTTCTGATTTCCGTAAAGTGTTCGCTTCTGGTTTCATCAACTTCATTCTCTTTCGATCTCCCTTGATCCGCAGTTGGGTCCGGTGAACAAATATTTTTAAACGCCTCTGAAGAACAGGCAAACCTTTCAATACGAATTATATCCGATTTGTCTCTCAGCAACCTTGCAAAATCCTCGGGTTCTCCCGGCTCAAACAAATGAATACGCAGATAAACACCCTGAGCGGAAATTTTGCCCAGTTGACTGAGTATTTCTGCGCTGGATTCGTCACTCCCCGCTGTAAAAACTATAATATCGCTGCCCTCTGTCCGGCCTGTCTCGGTAATTAATTCCAGGGCTTTTGACAACCCTGCAGACAAAGAGGCCTCGTTGTTATCCGCGGTTAAACGTAAAAGAGTCGGAATGAATTCTCTCTTCTCGTCACCTGAACGAAAAACCAGGCTTGCCTTGTTTGAAAAAGTAACAAGGGAAAATATATCCTCACCCACTTCTTTATTTTCCGACTCATCGAACATGGCCTTGATTCGTTTTTTTGCGATATCAATGGGTGTGTCAACACCTTCACCGCAGGTCTCGCTCATTGCCCGGGATACATCCACGGCAAAGACCCTGTGCGCGGCCTGGGACAATGGGGCCGTGACAAGAACGGCAACGAGCAACAAGAGGATAAAAACAACTACCCGTTTCATTTCAGGTCATCTCCAAGAAGCAACATGCCGGTACAAAAACAAAATTTCTGCACCGGCATGAGGTAATTTATCTGATTAAATATACTGCTTATTCAACTACACCCTGCTCCTGCATCTGTTTCCAGAAATCAGCCGCTTTCTCGGCCTGGGCCTTTGCTACTTCGTCAGCAGCATCCTTGGCCTTTTGCTCAGCATCCTTCTGTTTGGCTCGTGCAGTGTTCTTGTAGGTATCATCTATCGCACTGCGAGGCACCTTGCCCAGGACAAATGCCTGCCAGCCTACACCTGTAGTTGTCTGCCATTTCTCCATATACCAGCTTTTCATTTTAACGCTGCTGGCCATGTTGACCGCTAATTGTTTTTCAAACTCTCTGGCACTGGCAGTAGGATCAACCACACTGCTCTCAAGGCCGAAACTCACGGCGGCTTTTTCGAATTTATCCTTTACCAGGGTGCCCATATATTTAACAACGCTTTCCATGGCATTACGCCGAGCATCTTCCCTGGCGCCTTTCTCGGATGCAAAACGGTCAGATACACCGACAAACGACATGACATCTCCCTCTGTATCCGGCTCTTCCATGGTCCAGGCCGGACGCTCAGCCTGGGAGCTCCAAATAAGTT
The nucleotide sequence above comes from Pseudomonadota bacterium. Encoded proteins:
- the thpR gene encoding RNA 2',3'-cyclic phosphodiesterase, which gives rise to MIRLFVAIDLPDFIREQLGILYYGLPGAKWIEKDQLHLTIRFIGEVDGATFKDISNTLTNITTQAFPMHLESIGFFPPRKTPRVLWAGTGNNPSLMHLRNKIETTLVRAGIEPEQRKFSPHITLARLKDTPIQRLGNFLAGNSLFRTEEFQVEEFHLYSSKLTSKGALHSIENTYPLSVVKQ
- a CDS encoding caspase family protein, producing MFSITGMRKYFSIRRVLFLLVLLAAAVIFNACAGKSANIQTMHVATQIPETPNYRYIKDLSHSNANTRLKAVKNLGMMGERANDAVDALINAAAHDQHPNVRTYAVYSLIQIAPANKTVAGLAVAMISDPNYRVRSNAIKQMLKYGYTHPLFLDGLNEVASRESNRRVKQQAMTAYQKLKVKSVLDNRDYSQDEIVVAATDKPRETSQNLASTLSFNFPKATEENRLAVAVIIGNKNYKQAAKNVPDVDYAHNDADAMYKYVTETLGYREGNVMLMKDATQADFVATFGTASNPKGKLSDWIREDKSDVFIFYSGHGAPSLKDGSSFLLPVDSDPMKVELNGYPLETFYANLAKLSTRKLTVVLDACFSGSSSSGTVVTNASSISLKVLNTKAVVPGATIITAADISEIASWDENARHGLFTRHFIEGVTGKADNKGFGNEDGKVDLAELKNYLNEEVTYKARRLYGRDQHPQVKGDAQGILSVLK
- a CDS encoding sensor domain-containing diguanylate cyclase, giving the protein MSKQTDHQSQLVNRFETLIKMKDLQLEGLKKIAVTLAEIEDENAFIHSVLPIIKKVMNIKNDLSIFVKMDDDVLSVSKMKEPILSETHQYLLKNYKFRKNVVVVSDPPTSADSPPTCSFINQKDDACAFSPIFHEQADIGFLAFPFPRKRKLNKDEKTFLKYIGETLGVFFSSTKLNKELSIAKEQLEKNFNELFTVYAVSSAVSGSMGTKSVLESALNSLFDQATLNIEKKGLIFLYNETTDRLELSHYKGIQESIVEQEKNIPLGHCLCGLAAQNREIIISTNCFTDKRHHANYPEMSAHGHIILPLEAEGKFLGVMCLYLPPETTPSQNQISMLTSISNQISIALVNAQLYEEIKHLSLHDSLTGLANRKLLHNRLEDEVSRSNRYGDPLSVAMVDLDNFKLFNDEFGHVAGDELLKQLASIMREQVRHCDLVARYGGEEFTIIMPQTNLDQAIIPLERLRERVSNHPFIINKDPGNPKHTTISIGVCNTACHESFLPNFLLEEADKALYKAKNAGKNRVMACQDPMDAA
- a CDS encoding alpha/beta fold hydrolase, which codes for MKRVVVFILLLLVAVLVTAPLSQAAHRVFAVDVSRAMSETCGEGVDTPIDIAKKRIKAMFDESENKEVGEDIFSLVTFSNKASLVFRSGDEKREFIPTLLRLTADNNEASLSAGLSKALELITETGRTEGSDIIVFTAGSDESSAEILSQLGKISAQGVYLRIHLFEPGEPEDFARLLRDKSDIIRIERFACSSEAFKNICSPDPTADQGRSKENEVDETRSEHFTEIRTIIASYLGMEAEKITPEVDLISDLGVDRLKAFEILAVICEKYNVALPVDDLSRVSAIANYVDTTPVIGNMQSFTASQIQGKNDTSIRRLETSLAPVAADKPAGEYTQEIYYGTNRFATGDKDPDMFFSGKRSKVGKISYGKCVVSIPANHKKGAIESAFLGLKFLEDPKQHIRLKSVEPIDRADFFKLLRSKINPDAKSDGWDNDAVVFIHGFNVKFSEAAKRTAQIAYDFEFTGLPLMFSWPSDGKLYSYMSDREDATWSAAHIDEFLTDVLEKVGPKRVHLVAHSMGNQGLIGALNRIALKRGKIIKPLFATVILAAPDFDAQLFQEQVAPEVIALAKGWTIYTSDNDAALNFSTKINSASRLGLPVTPLLGIDVIDATGVEVTPWSVPEFHSYYATKQTVVEDIVSAIKGVAADLRKLEPRSASGLKYWRLQTGL